The Dasypus novemcinctus isolate mDasNov1 chromosome 12, mDasNov1.1.hap2, whole genome shotgun sequence genome includes a window with the following:
- the LOC101430369 gene encoding LOW QUALITY PROTEIN: keratin, type II cytoskeletal 1b (The sequence of the model RefSeq protein was modified relative to this genomic sequence to represent the inferred CDS: inserted 1 base in 1 codon) — MSRPFGSRSAFSSRSRRVDRAGSSAGFDGGSWAVGCVSQARGRAGGGGDGDFGKGFGSRSLFSLGGSKSLSFILGRRSASGGGGGGGYGGGGYGGGGFGGGGYGGNGFGGAGFGGGGFGFGGCGSTCPPGGIPEVTINQGLLQPLHLDMDPEIQEVKTKEREQTVVLKNKSASFIDKVCFLEQQTQXLRMKWALLQQVHISTRPHSLEPVLEKYITELRRRLESLRGELLCWNAEAKSLQDVLGNYKNK, encoded by the exons ATGAGCCGCCCATTTGGTTCTCGGTCTGCATTTAGCTCCAGGAGCAGGCGGGTTGATAGGGCCGGCTCTTCTGCAGGCTTTGATGGTGGCAGTTGGGCTGTGGGGTGTGTATCTCAGGCCCGAGGGAGggctggtggtggtggggatggggACTTTGGAAAGGGATTTGGCTCTAGGAGCCTCTTCAGTCTGGGTGGCAGTAAGAGCCTCTCCTTCATCCTAGGGAGGAGAAGTGCcagtggtggggg TGGGGGTGGTGGCTATGGGGGCGGTGGCTATGGGGGTGGTGGCTTTGGGGGTGGTGGCTATGGAGGAAATGGTTTTGGGGGTGCTGGTTTTGGAGGTGGTGGTTTTGGGTTTGGGGGCTGTGGTTCTACTTGTCCTCCAGGGGGCATTCCAGAAGTGACCATTAACCAGGGCCTCCTGCAGCCACTTCACCTGGACATGGACCCTGAAATCCAGGAGGTCAAGACAAAGGAGCGGGAGCAGACCGTGGTCCTCAAGAACAAGTCTGCCTCCTTCATTGACAAG GTGTGCTTCCTGGAGCAGCAGACCC GGCTGAGAATGAAATGGGCGCTGCTGCAGCAGGTGCACATCTCCACCCGGCCCCACAGCCTGGAGCCCGTCTTGGAGAAGTACATCACGGAGCTGCGGAGGCGGCTGGAGTCTCTCAGAGGGGAGCTGCTGTGCTGGAACGCTGAGGCCAAGAGCCTGCAGGATGTCCTGGGGAACTATAAGAACAAGTGA
- the LOC101429928 gene encoding keratin, type II cytoskeletal 1 — MSRPFSSRSGYQSKGCFSSGSVGAISCQRRSTSSSMRRSGGGGGRFSGGFCGGAGGGGGGGGFGSRSLHGFGSTKRISMSMSGGGGRGGFGGGYGGGGFGGGGFGGGGMGGGFGMSGGFGGGGGGFGSGGGFGGGFGPVCPPGGIQEVTINQSLLQPLNVEVDPEIQKIKSEEREQIKSLNNQFASLIDKVKFLEQQNQVLETKWELLQQVDTTTRTQSLEPLFEQFIMNLKALVDKLKRERSQMDSELKHNQDLVEEYRNKYEEVINKRTNAENEFVTIKKDVDSAYLVKVDLQAKVNLLLEEINFFQTLFQAELSQMQTHISETSVILSMDNNRTLDLDSIISEVKAEYEAITQRSKAEAETWYQNKYEELQVTAGKHGDSLRTTKMEISELNRMIQRLRSEIDSVKKQISQIQQSISEAEQRGEKALKDAQNKLNELEEALQKAKEDMTRLLRDYQELMNTKLALDMEIATYRTLLEGEEVRMSGECPPQVSVSVSTSHISASGSSSRGGGGGGYSYGGSGGGGGGGYGSGGRGSSSGGGSHSSGGGGSYGSGGSSGGHRGGSGKGGGRGSGGGSSGGGSSGGGYGSGGYGSSSGGTKTSSGGSSVTFVSTSYSRGTK; from the exons ATGAGTAGACCGTTTAGTTCCAGGTCTGGATACCAGAGCAAAGGGTGCTTCAGCTCTGGCTCTGTTGGGGCAATCAGCTGTCAACGCAGGAGCACCAGCAGCTCCATGCGCCGTTCTGGGGGAGGTGGTGGGAGATTTTCAGGTGGATTCTGTGGTGGTgcaggaggtggtggtggtggtggtggttttgggAGTCGGAGTCTTCATGGCTTTGGAAGCACTAAAAGAATCTCTATGAGCATGAGTGGAGGAGGTGGACGTGGTGGTTTTGGTGGTGGCTATGGTGGCGGTGGCTTTGGTGGCGGTGGATTTGGCGGTGGTGGCATGGGCGGTGGTTTTGGCATGAGTGGaggttttggtggtggtggtggtggttttggcAGTGGAGGTGGTTTTGGGGGTGGTTTTGGGCCTGTCTGCCCCCCTGGTGGCATACAGGAAGTCACCATCAACCAGAGCCTTCTGCAACCCCTCAATGTGGAGGTCGACCCTGAGATCCAGAAAATAAAGAGCGAAGAAAGGGAGCAAATCAAGTCACTCAACAACCAATTCGCCTCCCTTATTGACAAG GTGAAATTCCTTGAGCAGCAGAACCAGGTGCTGGAAACAAAATGGGAGCTGCTGCAGCAGGTAGATACCACCACTAGAACTCAGAGCTTGGAGCCCCTCTTTGAGCAGTTCATCATGAACCTCAAAGCCTTAGTGGACAAACTAAAGAGAGAACGATCTCAGATGGATTCAGAACTGAAACACAATCAAGACCTTGTGGAGGAGTACCGGAACAA GTATGAAGAAGTGATCAACAAGCGCACAAATGCAGAGAATGAATTTGTGACCATCAAGAAG GATGTGGATTCTGCTTATCTGGTGAAGGTGGACCTTCAGGCCAAAGTTAACCTGTTGCTGGAGGAAATCAACTTCTTTCAAACACTCTTCCAGGCG GAGTTGTCTCAGATGCAAACTCATATCAGTGAAACTAGTGTGATCCTCTCCATGGACAATAATCGCACCCTGGACCTGGACAGCATCATTTCTGAGGTTAAGGCTGAGTATGAGGCGATTACCCAGAGAAGCAAGGCTGAGGCCGAGACTTGGTACCAGAACAAG TATGAAGAGCTCCAGGTCACTGCTGGCAAACATGGGGACAGCCTGAGAACTACAAAGATGGAGATTTCTGAGCTGAACCGGATGATCCAGAGACTTAGATCTGAAATCGATAGTGTCAAGAAGCAG ATTTCTCAGATACAGCAGTCCATCAGCGAGGCCGAGCAGCGTGGTGAGAAGGCCCTCAAAGATGCCCAGAACAAGCTGAACGAGCTGGAGGAGGCCCTGCAGAAGGCCAAGGAGGACATGACCCGCCTGCTGCGTGACTACCAGGAGCTGATGAACACCAAGTTGGCCCTGGATATGGAGATCGCCACCTACAGGACCCTCCTGGAAGGAGAGGAAGTCAG GATGTCAGGAGAGTGTCCCCCTCAAGTGAGCGTGT CTGTGAGCACCAGCCACATCAGTGCCAGTGGAAGTAGCAgccgaggaggaggaggcggtGGTTATAGCTacggcggcagcggcggcggcggcggcggcggctacGGCTCTGGAGGTCGCGGCTCCAGCTCCGGAGGTGGCAGTCACAGTTCCGGAGGTGGTGGCAGCTACGGCTCTGGAGGCAGCAGTGGGGGCCACAGAGGGGGCTCTGGAAAGGGCGGCGGCCGAGGTTCTGGCGGCGGGAGCTCTGGAGGCGGGAGCTCTGGAGGCGGCTACGGCTCCGGAGGTTACGGATCTAGCTCTGGCGGCACCAAGACCTCTAGTGGCGGTTCCAGTGTGACGTTTGTTTCCACCAGTTATTCCCGAGGGACCAAGTAA